One stretch of Penaeus vannamei isolate JL-2024 chromosome 7, ASM4276789v1, whole genome shotgun sequence DNA includes these proteins:
- the LOC138862154 gene encoding uncharacterized protein, with translation MRVEMAALLECIMEMRLKLAFGFMSHIAVYAPTDVCKLDVKEISYTKLAAVSDSYPWRNIQIGLGDFNTVSGCDRAGYMSVGPHGSGPDAGSENSLLFRDFARSQKLRISGSWYQCPDPHHWTWYSDGGCIGVPSSVVLTIDWMWLPSGSTSKLPSSPMITRGCLNLDRLKEGECSKGFAEAVSSRFAALKDLTGFALPWNTFKCETLEAA, from the exons ATGAGAGTTGAGATGGCTGCCCTCTTAGAG TGTATAATggaaatgagactgaagctagcatttggcttcatgtctcatattgctgtgtacgctcctaccgatgtttgtaaacttgatgtgaaagagatatcCTACACCAAACTAGCAGCTGTGTCAGACAGTTATCCCTGGCGAAATATTCAAATAGGTCTGGGTGATTTTAAtacagtatctggctgtgatcgagctggctatatgtctgtcggtccccatggttcgggaccTGATGCaggcagtgagaatagcctccttttccgggattttgcaaggtctcagaaattgaggatttctggctcttggtaccagtgcccagacccacatcactggacatggtacagcgatggag ggtgtataggagtgccgagttctgtggtactgaccatagattggatGTGGCTAccttccgggtccacttcaaaacttcctagcagtccaatgatcacccgAGGGTGTTTAaacttggacaggctgaaggaaggggagtgttccaaggggtttgctgaggcagtctctagTCGTTTTGCAGCGCTCAAGGATCTGACAGGCTTTGCACTTCCGTGGaacaccttcaagtgtgaaacgctCGAAGCAGCTTAA